The proteins below are encoded in one region of Xenopus laevis strain J_2021 chromosome 8L, Xenopus_laevis_v10.1, whole genome shotgun sequence:
- the LOC121393060 gene encoding cis-aconitate decarboxylase-like — protein MLSSTLQNTKKLQQVCRQLHSAALKVAVSPQYEESVTNTFASFITDIRPEHLSDIVRHRSKRMILDNIGVGLVGTTTHVFNIILQYCQDLHSSGYGNTAVSSVYGRKDLMMSPTLAAYVNGVAVHSMDFDDTWHPATHPSGAVVPSILALSQLLSKEKRISGEDLLTAYNVGIEVQGRLMCFSKEAKNIPKKFHPPSVVGTMGSAAAAAKLLSLNKEQCTHALAIAASLAGAPMANAATLSKPLHIGNATRLGLEAALLASRGMEANALILDYVPGCAGFSAFYGDYHPKSLSPAGEDYEFLLEKQDIAFKSFPAHLGMHWIADASVSVRNRLINHYGSFNPSAIQSIILRVPVSKYINRPYPESEHEARHSFQFNACTALLDGEVNISSFSDDNMHRPDLHSLLKKVVLEHPEDNVANFDKMYGEVVIVLKDGDVKIGRTETFYGHWRNPLSRESLLKKFRSNALHVLEEGQVEDVIEMVENMENVSDVSQLPLSLQ, from the exons ATGCTCTCATCCACCCTACAG AATACCAAGAAACTTCAGCAGGTATGCAGACAGCTCCACAGCGCAGCTTTAAAAG TTGCCGTTAGTCCTCAGTATGAAGAATCTGTCACAAATACCTTTGCCTCGTTCATCACTGACATTCGCCCCGAGCACCTCTCGGACATTGTGCGGCACAGAAGTAAGCGCATGATCCTGGACAACATCGGAGTCGGCCTCGTGGGCACAACCACTCACGTGTTCAACATCATTCTGCAGTATTGCCAG GATTTGCACTCTTCTGGCTATGGGAACACAGCTGTCAGCTCAGTGTACGGAAGGAAAGACCTAATGATGTCACCAACCCTGGCTGCCTATGTCAATGGAGTGGCG GTCCACTCCATGGACTTCGATGACACCTGGCACCCAGCCACCCATCCTTCAGGTGCAGTGGTGCCTTCCATTCTGGCACTGAGTCAGTTGCTCTCTAAAGAGAAGAGAATCAGCGGGGAAGACTTACTAACTGCCTATAACGTGGGGATTGAGGTGCAAGGGAGGCTCATGTGTTTCTCCAAAGAAGCCAAGAATATTCCTAAAAA GTTTCACCCTCCCTCAGTGGTGGGAACCATGGgaagtgcagcagcagcagcaaaactTCTGTCATTAAACAAAGAGCAATGCACCCATGCCCTGGCTATTGCGGCTTCGCTGGCCGGGGCTCCTATGGCAAATGCTGCAACACTTTCAAAGCCACTGCATATTGGAAATGCCACCAGACTGGGCCTGGAAGCTGCACTGCTGGCCTCAAGGGGAATGGAAGCCAATGCTCTCATTCTGGATTATGTTCCTGGGTGTGCAGGTTTTAGTGCTTTCTATGGAGATTATCATCCTAAATCATTGTCACCAGCAGGAGAGGACTATGAATTTCTCCTGGAGAAGCAAGACATTGCCTTTAAGTCTTTCCCGGCACATCTGGGAATGCATTGGATAGCCGATGCATCCGTCTCTGTTAGAAACAGACTTATAAACCACTATGGCTCTTTCAATCCATCCGCCATCCAGTCTATAATTCTCAGAGTCCCGGTATCCAAATACATCAACAGGCCTTATCCCGAGTCAGAACACGAAGCCCGTCACTCTTTCCAGTTCAATGCTTGCACAGCTCTTCTAGATGGAGAAGTCAACATTAGCTCCTTCAGTGACGACAACATGCATCGTCCTGACCTCCACAGTCTTTTGAAGAAGGTCGTCCTGGAGCATCCAGAAGACAACGTGGCCAACTTTGATAAAATGTACGGAGAAGTCGTCATCGTGCTGAAGGACGGAGACGTGAAGATAGGAAGAACTGAAACGTTCTATGGTCACTGGAGGAACCCCCTGAGCAGGGAGTCTTTGCTGAAGAAATTCCGCTCCAATGCCCTACATGTACTGGAGGAGGGTCAAGTGGAAGATGTCATTGAGATGGTAGAGAATATGGAGAATGTGAGCGACGTCTCTCAGCTTCCCCTATCACTTCAGTAA